The Humulus lupulus chromosome 7, drHumLupu1.1, whole genome shotgun sequence region gctacagctactgctactgctactactactgctactattactgctgctgctactactactactactactactctaacAATAATTTTATCCATGAAATTTACTTTccaaacaatttcggataccgtGCTAGGAATTCTctctccaactcccacgttgcctcgcattcTGAACTATTACTACATAGGACCTTAACTATTGGAATATTGTTAGACCGTCATACCTTCACCCCCTTCTCAAAAGGATctataaaccagggactaagtttgcctttcttcacAAACTGCTTCTCGCCTTTCATAGgatatatctttaagaagactcgatctccaactttgaattccacatctcgccacGTGGCATCCACATAACTCTTTTCTCGACTCTGAGTAACGAGTATAtactttctaatcagcgccactgcatcctgagcctctctaacaactttgggtccaagaagttgtctttctcctacctcatcccaatgtaatggaaatcgacacttccttccataaagtaactcataagtgCCTATACCGGTCGTTGCCTGgaagctattattgtaggagaattttataagtggcaaatacttactccacgattccgaagtctagtacataagagcgcaacatatcttctaaattatatatggtacgctcggattgaccgttagtctgaggatgaaatgttgtactaagacttagcttggtacccatggcttgctgcaagcttccccaaaatatcgatgtaaacaccgatcctgtatcagatactatggttttaggaattccatgcaatcatactatttctcgaacataaatgtaaGCGTATTGGTCtacagtgtacgtagtcttgataggcaggaagtgagctaacttggtgagtctatctaccacaacccgagccgagtcgtgttgcttatttgtttgtggtaatcctgtcacaaaatccatagccatgtcttcccacttccattctggaatactaagcggttgcaataagcatgCGGGTCGCTTATGTTCCGCCTTTACTTGATGGCGTACTTGgaatttggacacatattctactatgtctttcttcattcccagccaccaatataattgcttaaggtcgtgagtcatcttggtagaccccaggtgaactgagtatggggtagtgtatggctcttctaaaatcttcatcttaattccatggtcattcggcacgcacacctctcctttatatctcaagaacccctgtcctaatATGGAGAAatatgtagtcttgccttctttgactgcagccatatgcgatactaacgtgtcatcatgcccttgcccgatctgaATATCTTCTAATAGCCTTGACTAGCTGGACAAGTTATCCAGTTGACCTCTGACTAGTTCTATTTCGGCATTAATCATCTCTTGCtaaagcggcttttctattccggataaagtTGCTGTATTTTTGTAACTCTTCTAGCTTAACGCATCTacaactacattttcctttcctgggtggtataggatttcacagccataatcctttactaattctaaccacctgcgctgcctcatgttgagctctttctgtgtgaagaaatactttaagctcttgtggtccgtataaatcttacactgttctccataaagatagtggtgtcagattttcaatgcgaagaccaccgctgccaactccatatcgtgtgttggatagtgtttcttgtattccttcagctgccttgaggtataggctatcactttgtcattttgcatcagcacacaacccaaaccttgcttcaacACATCACAATATACTATAAACTTGTCTTTGGGTGTCTAtacacaaagtactagtgctgagcataatttatccttGAGCACTTGGAAGCTTTCTCGACATCTATCCGTCTAGTTGAACTTTTGCTGTTTctaggtcaggttggtaagtggagtggctatcttagaaaagccttcgacaaatctccgataataccctactagcccgagaaaacttctaacttttgacgcattcttaggtcttggccaatcgtTCACAgtctctaccttagttgggtctacagcaactccatctttggatactatatggccggaAACGCTACTTGCGATAGctaaaattcacatttcttgaacttggcgtaaagttgacgCTCCTTTAGTCACAGtatggtcaatcttaaatgttcctcgtgctcgacttcgtccttggcgtacaccaaaatatcgtcaataaacaatacgacgaatttgtccaagtaatccttgaagacccgatttattaagtccataaatgcagcCGGAGCGTTGGTacgaccaaaagacataactaagagttcttgcaactgcattttcaactccttgagtttggttggTGCCATCTgttatggtgcctttgagataggcggtaatcctggtaagtcgtcaggaagtatctctggaaattcctttataatgcggacatcTCCAACATTTAATGGTGCCTCCTGTGCCATATctgtgacgcttgctaagaatgtgtgacatcttttctctatcatcctctgagctttgagagatgagataagcggtgcccgtagtcctgaaacctttcccataaaacatagctttTAACCATCAGGTGTTTCAAACGTCACTTGCTtatgtctacagtcgatggttgcgccatgccttggtagccaatccatgcccaatattacgtcgaagtccttaatctctagctctatcaggtttCCTTCTAGTTTTAtctcctcgattttgatcggtacgcctcgtactattcgtgatgatagaactacttttcctGAAGGCAattccgtaacaaacctagttctaaatctttcacaaggtttgtctaatttttctatcattcctaatgagatatacgagtgtgttgctcccgaatcaaataatactgaacatatactattgaggataggaagctaACCTGTGACTGCTTTGTTATTGGCTTCGGCTTCTCCCTAGGTCAAGGCAAAAACTCTGGGTGGAACCATCTTGTTGCCCCTCCTTTCTTCTTGTTTGAGATGCAGACACCCCTTTTTTCGATGAACTTCatggccacaattgaaacaacctttggtatttgcacgacactccccaggatgtgttttctggcacttggagcactacgggtattctacataacccgacctattatttcAATTGTTAGTCCATGCTCTTTTCTCACCATCGgcttgcttattgtcaggatgcttcCTTTTCTGCGTATTATTATTCTactggtggttgttgttgtttcttCCATTTTGTGTCTGATTCTACTGCTTAGGTTCAGACTTGTTGCCTTCCTCCTTATTAACATTTGCTTGGagtctttccacctctatagttgtttctagagcatcgacgtaagaagtggttctaggatttgcaagcttgacacctaactcaatcttgggtctgagtcccctggtgaacttagtaaccctcaagaaatcggttggaactaactctAGTGAAAACTTGGCTAACTgatcaaattgtcgagcgtactcgactactgTCAAATTTCCCTGCTTCAAACTGACAAATTCTTCTACCCTTGTAGCAATGATaaccgagttgtaatactttttgtgaaacagctccacaaatctagtccaagtcatggtggcgacatcatgagtttgttgtactaaatcccaccagattctagcatccttttcagaagagaagaaacgcaggatatCTTATCCGCGTTACTGAGGTTCATATGTGCTAGCATAGGCtctacattccttagccattcttccgcctcaaagGAATCGATTGTCCCTTTAAAGTTTGGAGTGTGATGCTTATAGAaatgctcgtagattggctctatgtagtgagctggataaggcgcatagttcaccatctacAATCCCCCATATAGAAATCCTACTTGCTCgggtgcttgagccgctggcGGAGGCTGCGGGTTAGTCTAAGTCtgcggctgagtctgttgtcgttgttgctgcagcagttcttccacttgttgatgTAGCCTGACAATCTCAGCAATGTTGTAAACTGGTGGTGGTGCGTTTCTATTGGCAGCAGCATTGATACCACGCattccccttcttcgaactggaggTGCTTCGTTAGTCTCATTGGAGGTGCTGGGAGGATTGTCGTTCGTGCATGCAGACCTTCGTAGCGACATCTttagcaaagttctaatagtagagaaaacacgttagaacttaccaTAATAGGTTCTAGGGcgaaaacttagtctaagcaaacataacttggacctatcAATTataatttcttatgaaaaattatgtaagccttctctATAATTAAGGCATGTttctattattttctaagtctgtttttaaccaccctatatgacttaattctcaggctcgacactcgtcattgttccaaagttaaccatattgagggagggctgggatcagtaaaattgttcccactactatggccccataCACTCTTAATACAGAACCTGGTCCATTGaattgtatccaccctcaccgaactcagtcattatttatttattctaaatttattatgattgtaaaaaagaTCAAACTCATGAatgacattaaaaaaaataaaaactttattcatttggaaaaagattttcactaagtacactcataaaaaaataaaaaataaaataaaataatgaaactATGCTAATActaactagggtaaatctctaaaaatcaggatcttctacatctgaccctttatctaacatatcatcatctatttcttcataatcatcattactataagcctcgaaactacctcttggaattttcattaagatattatgcttttgttcattagtgaattgaaattcaaacttagaggtaaacctaagtataagaaaataatatctcatggctactggtaaatcatcttcaACATCCATAGTTTCTCATATttcttctaattttgaaactacaataggaaaatccttaaaaagtctaattactaggacatattgttcaaTGGctttcatcataatttgcttagtggtttgaaggtgaactatccctttgtgaaataggatcaatctttgagtaattctttctagcactcctattgtattccttggctctctaatccttttcaatgccttatcATCTCAGGATGTATAACCTTTGCAGCCAAAAAATTAACATAGTCTACCAACCATGGAACATCTTTACAAACACTTACttcaaacaactgctcatcaggaaaagcATCATTAATCTGAACTTCTTTATCAAGAGAATCCTCATCAACCTCCACTCTGGACAAGTGATCAGCTTTCTGTGCCCTTCTTATCTTTAATTTCCACATCAAAGTCTTGTAACAACAAAATCCACCGAGTAAGACGAGGCTTGGAATCTTTCTTTGTCATAAGATATATTATCGCAGAATGATCTATGTAAACAACCACCTTATTCCCAATCAAGTATGGCCTAAACTTATCAAAGGCAAACACTATGGCCAACAGCTCCTTCTCCGTAGTTGCATAATTAATTTGACCATCATTCAAGGTACGACTTGCATTATAAACCATTctaaataccttgtcaactctttGTCCCAAGACTGCCCCAACTGCAAAGTTactagcatcacacatcaattcaaatGGCAAATCCCATTGAGGTGCTACAACTATAGGTGCCGAAATCAATTTCTCCTTAAGTATCTTAAAAGCTTTGTGACACTTTTCATCAAAATTAAAAGGAACTCCATTCATCAGCAAAGTAGACAGAGGCTTTGAAACCTTAGAAAAATCCTTGATAAACCTTCTATAAAACCCCGCAtgaccaaggaaacttctcactCCCTTAACTGAACCTGGAGGTGGTAAATTCTCAATTGTAGAAATCTTAGCTCGTGCCCCAATACAATTCCTTCATTCACCATAAAGTGGCACTTCTCCCAATTAAGTATTAAATGGGACTCGTCACATCTCCTCAAAACCAGCTCCAAATTATTCAAGCAATTGTCAAACGAAGACCCATAAACcgagaaatcatccataaaaatctcaatttcattctcaaccatgtcagaaaatatcaccatcatacaccgttgaaaTGTGGCTGGTACATTGCATAGCCCAAATGGCATCCTTCTAAAAGAAAAAGtaccataaggacatgtaaaagttgtcttctcttgatcctctggtgcaattaCAATTTGATGATAACCTGAGTACCCATCTAGAAAACAATAGTAGTTATGCCCTGCCAACCTATCCAACATCTGATCaataaaaggcaaaggaaaatgatattTCCTAGTTGCCTTATTCAACTTCCGGTAATCTATACATATCCTCCAACCCATCACAGTCCTTGTGGGAATCAATTCATTACTCTCATTTTCACCACGGTTATGCCACTTTTTAGGTACTATTTGTACTGGACTTACCTAAGCACTATCAGAAATAGGATAAATCACTCcagcatctaaccatttcaaGACCTATTtcctcaccacttctttcattgttGGATTAAGTCTTCGTTGAGCATCAATAATTGGTCTAGCATCTTCTTCCATCAAAATTCTATGCATAACTGTCGATGGGCTTATTCCTCTTATATTAGCAAGAGTCCAACCTATGGCAGTTTTATGAGCCATTAATACCCTCAACAACTTCTCCTCCTCTACTTCTGAAAGAAATGATGAAACTATGACTGGAAGAGTCTCTTTCTCCCCAATATAAGCATAGCGTAGATGTTCCGGTAAAGCCTTCAATTCTAACACAAGTGGCTTCAAAATTGATGGTAATGGTCTTTCCAATCCCTCACCCAATTCTTCAAACTTTTTCTGCTTCCACGACCCATATGATTGTATCCACTTCAAATAACTCAATGCCTCTTCACTATCCTCACCATCTATGTCATCAATTGTAAGACTAATTTCAAGAGGATCTTCAATTAACTTTCTTCTCCCTACTACCTCTTCTACCACATCCACTGAGAAACAATTATAACTTGCTTTAGGATAAGTCATAGCCTTCAACACATTAAATACTACTTCTTCCCCTTGTACTCTTAGCCTTAACTCTCCATTTTGCACATCTATCAATGCTTgcccagttgctaaaaatggcctccccaaaataataggaacattATCATCCTCCTCTATGTCAAGAACTATAAAATCAGCTAGAAATATAAACTTATCCATCTTCACCAACacatcttctataataccacATGGATACTTCATAGATCTATCAGCCAGCTGCAATGTTACTGTGGTTGGCCTGGCTTCACCCAAACCAAGTCTACGAAATACCGACAAAGGCATCAAATTAATACTTGCCCCCAAATCACAAagtgcatgcttacattca contains the following coding sequences:
- the LOC133792143 gene encoding uncharacterized protein LOC133792143, encoding MPMEEVQAIGNYPRQPNNPNTMTYNPGIEEEKSNEENVTEDLNKKEVVPPVSIDHHVRIPYPKRLCKHNLDKQFAKFLDVFKKLHINIPFIEALEQLPNYVKFMKEILYNKRKMGDYETVVLTEECSAILQRKLPQKLGLGEARPTTVTLQLADRSMKYPCGIIEDVLVKMDKFIFLADFIVLDIEEDDNVPIILGRPFLATGQALIDVQNGELRLRVQGEEVVFNVLKAMTYPKASYNCFSVDVVEEVVGRRKLIEDPLEISLTIDDIDGEDSEEALSYLKWIQSYGSWKQKKFEELGEGLERPLPSILKPLVLELKALPEHLRYAYIGEKETLPVIVSSFLSEVEEEKLLRVLMAHKTAIGWTLANIRGISPSTVMHRILMEEDARPIIDAQRRLNPTMKEVVSPVQIVPKKWHNRGENESNELIPTRTVMGWRICIDYRKLNKATRKYHFPLPFIDQMLDRNCIGARAKISTIENLPPPGSVKGVRSFLGHAGFYRRFIKDFSKVSKPLSTLLMNGVPFNFDEKCHKAFKILKEKLISAPIVVAPQWDLPFELMCDASNFAVGAVLGQRVDKVFRMVYNASRTLNDGQINYATTEKELLAIVFAFDKFRPYLIGNKIRRAQKADHLSRVEVDEDSLDKEVQINDAFPDEQLFEVSVCKDVPWLVDYVNFLAAKVIHPEMIRH